From Monomorium pharaonis isolate MP-MQ-018 chromosome 9, ASM1337386v2, whole genome shotgun sequence, the proteins below share one genomic window:
- the LOC105836497 gene encoding protein suppressor of forked, which translates to MTENKTEFDWGNEKLQRAQKTVDESPYDLEAWSILIREAQNRPITEVRPVFDKLVSVFPSAGRYWKIYIEQEMKMRNFEKVEKLFQRCLMKILNIELWKLYLSYVKETKASLTTYKEKMAQAYDFALDKIGMDIHSYSIWNDYVMFLKSVEAVGSYAENQKISAVRKVYQRGVINPMINMEQLWKDYMSFEQNINPIIAEKMAIERSRDYMNARRVAKELEAVTRGLNRSAPSVPPTGHPEEVKQVELWKKYIAWERSNPLRTEDTSLVARRVMFAIEQCLLCLGHHPAVWHQAAHFLELSSKILTEKGDVNAAKNLSDEAATMFERATSTLLSKNMLLYFAHADFEEGRVKYEKVHQIYQKFLDIPDIDPTLAYVQYMKFARRAEGIKSARTVFKRAREDTRCKHHVYVAAALMEYYCTKDKNIAFRIFELGLKKFGDNPDYILCYIDYLSHLNEDNNTRVLFERVLSSGSSLEPEKSVDIWNRFLEFESNIGDLASIVKVEKRRSAVLEKIKEFEGKETAQLVDRYKFLDLYPCTPMELRSIGYMDVSSVARNSIGVVPRVPDPEEAIAALPRPDLSQMIPYKPKVNPLPGEHPVPGGTFPLPPAAAQLCTMLPPPGCFRGPFVAVDLLMDVFSRIQLPDHAPLPVADNGCDTKLFDLAKSVHWIVDESNDGMSIGSKRRRTRLGGDDSEEEDLPPPPINDIYRQRQQKRVK; encoded by the exons atgacggAAAACAAAACAGAATTT gaTTGGGGTAATGAAAAATTGCAACGTGCTCAGAAGACTGTTGATGAATCACCATATGATTTGGAAGCATGGAGCATACTTATAAGGGAAGCACAGAACAGACCAATCACAGAAGTAAGACCAGTATTCGACAAGCTCGTTTCAGTATTTCCATCGGCTGGACGTTATTGGAAAATTTACATAGAACAAGAG ATGAAAATGCGGAACTTTGAGAAGGTAGAAAAG CTTTTCCAAAGGTGCctcatgaaaatattaaatattgaattgtGGAAACTATATCTTTCTTATGTCAAAGAAACGAAAGCGAGTCTAACCACGTATAA gGAGAAGATGGCACAAGCATATGATTTTGCATTGGATAAAATTGGCATGGACATACACTCTTACAGCATTTGGAATGATTATGTCATGTTTTTGAAGAGCGTCGAAGCGGTTGGATCATATGCGGAAAATCAAAAAATCAGTGCTGTACGAAAG gtTTATCAACGAGGCGTTATTAATCCCATGATAAACATGGAGCAGTTATGGAAGGATTACATGTCGTTCGAGCAGAACATTAATCCAATAATCGCGGAGAAAATGGCCATCGAAAGATCTAGAGATTATATGAATGCTAGACGCGTCGCTAAAGAATTGGAAGCGGTTACTAGAGGTTTGAATCGAAGTGCACCCAGCGTACCTCCAACTGGTCATCCTGAAGAAGTTAAACAA gtTGAATTATGGAAGAAATACATTGCATGGGAACGAAGTAATCCTCTAAGAACAGAAGATACATCCTTGGTTGCTCGAAGAGTCATGTTCGCGATTGAACAGTGTCTTTTATGTTTGGGTCACCATCCCGCGGTATGGCATCAAGCAGCTCACTTCTTAGAGCTGAGTTCTAAAATACTGACGGAGAAAGGTGACGTGAATGCGGCCAAAAATCTCAGCGATGAGGCCGCTACCATGTTTGAGAGAGCGACAAGTACGTTGTTGTCGAAAAATATGTTGCTGTATTTTGCACACGCAGACTTCGAGGAGGGTAGAGTGAAATACGAGAAAGTGCAccaaatatatcaaaaatttctcGATATACCTGACATAGATCCTACTTTG GCGTATGTgcaatatatgaaatttgCAAGAAGAGCCGAAGGTATAAAATCTGCAAGGACAGTATTCAAACGAGCACGGGAAGACACAAGATGTAAACATCATGTTTATGTTGCTGCTGCGTTAATGGAATATTATTGcactaaagataaaaatatagcatTCCGTATATTTGAATTAGGGTTAAAGAAATTTGGAGATAATCCTGATTACATTCTTTGTTACATAGATTACTTGTCACATTTAAATG AGGATAACAACACAAGAGTTCTATTCGAGAGAGTATTATCTTCTGGCTCTAGTTTAGAACCAGAGAAATCAGT AGATATATGGAATCGTTTCTTAGAGTTCGAATCTAATATTGGCGATCTAGCTAGTATTGTCAAAGTCGAGAAGAGACGGAGTGCAGTACTGGAAAAG ATTAAGGAATTCGAAGGAAAAGAAACAGCTCAATTAGTAgacagatataaatttttggacTTATATCCGTGTACTCCTATGGAATTGAGATCAATTGGATATATGGATGTCTCCAGCGTTGCTAGAAATTCCATTGGCGTTGTACCCCGAGTACCTGATCCAGAAGAAGCGATTGCCGCTTTGCCCAGACCTGATTTGTCGCAAATGATACCATATAAGCCAAAAGTAAATCCTTTACCTGGTGAACATCCGGTACCAG GTGGTACGTTCCCGTTACCACCAGCCGCAGCTCAATTATGTACCATGTTGCCGCCACCTGGCTGCTTCAGAGGCCCGTTCGTTGCTGTTGATTTATTGATGGATGTTTTCAGTAGAATTCAATTACCCGATCATG cACCGTTGCCAGTGGCGGATAATGGATGCGACACCAAATTGTTCGATCTTGCGAAATCTGTACATTGGATCGTCGACGAAAGTAATGACGGTATGAGCATCGGATCAAAGCGTAGACGAACGCGTTTAGGTGGTGACGACAGTGAAGAAGAAGATTTACCACCTCCACctataaatgatatttatcgCCAAAGACAACAGAAGCGAGTCAAATAA